In Clostridium sp. JN-1, one genomic interval encodes:
- a CDS encoding ABC transporter ATP-binding protein yields MKLLEVNNLKKIYATRFGGNQVQALSNVTFSVEKGEYVAIMGESGSGKTTLLNILASLDKPTSGEVLLQGENIVAMKESEITAFRRDNLGFVFQDFNLLDTFSLKDNIFLPLVLSGKSYEEMEKRLIPIAEKLGIKDILSKFPYEVSGGQKQRAAAARALITAPQLILADEPTGALDSKAADQLLKLFSEINKDGQTILMVTHSTKAASRAGRVLFIKDGEIFHQLYRGSMSNEEMFEKISNTLTVIATGGRVNE; encoded by the coding sequence ATGAAATTACTAGAAGTGAATAATTTGAAAAAAATATATGCAACAAGATTTGGTGGAAATCAAGTTCAAGCATTAAGTAATGTAACATTTTCAGTGGAAAAAGGTGAGTATGTAGCGATTATGGGAGAGTCAGGTTCGGGGAAAACCACACTGCTTAATATACTGGCATCTTTAGATAAACCCACAAGTGGTGAGGTTTTACTGCAGGGTGAGAATATTGTAGCAATGAAAGAAAGTGAGATTACTGCATTTCGCAGGGATAATTTAGGTTTTGTATTTCAAGATTTTAATTTGCTTGATACTTTCTCTTTAAAAGATAATATATTCTTACCCCTTGTTTTATCTGGAAAGTCCTATGAGGAAATGGAAAAGAGATTAATACCTATTGCTGAGAAGTTAGGTATAAAAGATATATTGTCAAAGTTTCCTTATGAGGTGTCCGGTGGGCAAAAGCAAAGGGCGGCTGCTGCAAGAGCTTTGATTACGGCACCGCAGCTTATTTTAGCCGATGAGCCAACAGGAGCACTTGATTCCAAAGCTGCAGATCAGCTTTTAAAATTGTTTTCGGAAATTAATAAAGATGGGCAAACAATTCTTATGGTTACCCACAGTACTAAGGCAGCAAGCAGGGCAGGAAGAGTGCTTTTTATTAAGGATGGAGAGATATTCCACCAGCTTTATAGAGGATCAATGTCCAATGAGGAAATGTTTGAAAAAATTTCAAACACACTTACGGTTATTGCCACTGGAGGTAGAGTAAATGAGTAA
- a CDS encoding sensor histidine kinase → MKEKSFLWVVLWYIKDHRKTIVMDSVFLAIFAAVFSLYSLPLESIVYAFFLSACTAFIFIICDFMKYYKKHNELYILEKQISTGLEKLPLTSSLIEIDYQNILRALYSQKIELISKIDIKQTDMMDYYTLWAHQIKTPIAAMRLLLQSDYTEQNKELLEQTFKIEQYVEMVLGYLKIDGVSADLVLQNYSLLGIVKQAIRKYAPIFIRKKIALELKEMDCSVLTDEKWLVFVIEQILSNALKYTSSGKVSIYMEDEVEKVLVIEDTGIGISREDLPRVFEKGFTGYNGRMDKKATGIGLYLCKKILDKLSHRITITSKINVGTRVKIDLSSVKTMIE, encoded by the coding sequence ATGAAAGAAAAATCTTTTTTATGGGTTGTATTATGGTATATTAAAGATCACAGAAAAACAATAGTAATGGATAGTGTTTTTCTTGCTATTTTTGCTGCAGTCTTTTCGCTATATTCTTTACCACTTGAGTCAATTGTATATGCATTTTTTTTATCAGCCTGTACAGCTTTTATCTTCATAATTTGTGATTTTATGAAGTATTATAAAAAGCATAACGAGCTGTATATTCTAGAAAAACAAATCAGCACAGGTTTAGAAAAATTGCCGCTTACTAGCAGCTTAATTGAAATTGACTATCAAAATATTTTAAGAGCTCTTTATAGTCAAAAAATAGAATTGATTTCAAAGATAGATATTAAGCAGACAGATATGATGGATTACTATACTCTTTGGGCACATCAAATTAAGACGCCAATTGCTGCGATGAGATTATTATTACAAAGTGACTATACTGAACAAAATAAGGAATTATTAGAACAAACCTTTAAAATTGAGCAGTATGTTGAAATGGTGTTAGGCTATTTAAAAATTGATGGTGTATCAGCGGATTTAGTGCTTCAAAACTACAGCTTGTTAGGAATTGTAAAACAAGCCATTAGAAAATACGCCCCAATATTTATTAGAAAAAAGATAGCCCTTGAGTTAAAAGAAATGGATTGTTCTGTGCTTACAGATGAAAAGTGGCTGGTATTTGTAATTGAACAGATACTTTCTAATGCTCTTAAATATACAAGCAGCGGAAAAGTATCAATATACATGGAGGATGAGGTAGAAAAGGTGCTTGTAATTGAGGACACGGGAATAGGTATTTCTAGAGAGGATTTGCCGAGAGTGTTTGAAAAAGGTTTTACTGGATATAATGGACGTATGGATAAAAAGGCAACTGGGATTGGACTTTATCTTTGTAAAAAGATACTAGATAAGCTTTCCCATAGAATAACTATTACCTCTAAGATTAATGTTGGAACAAGGGTAAAAATTGACCTTTCCTCTGTGAAAACTATGATTGAGTGA
- a CDS encoding response regulator transcription factor has product MYKVLIVEDDMIIAKSMKNCLCKWNYETKYIVDFKDVIAQFVQFDPHLVLLDISLPFLNGYHWCSEIRKISKVPIIFVSSMSDNMNIIMAVNMGGDDFIAKPFDLNILVAKVQALLRRTYSFSGKMDVIEYKGVVLNLSSAAVEYKDNKLELTKNEFKILQILLENTGKVIPRDVIMVRLWESDSYIDDNTLTVNVTRLRKKLSEVGICDFIKTKKGIGYMVE; this is encoded by the coding sequence ATGTATAAAGTTTTAATTGTTGAAGATGATATGATAATTGCAAAATCAATGAAAAATTGTCTCTGTAAGTGGAATTATGAAACTAAATATATAGTTGATTTTAAAGATGTTATTGCACAATTTGTTCAGTTTGATCCGCATCTTGTGCTTTTGGATATATCTCTGCCATTTTTAAATGGTTATCACTGGTGCAGCGAAATTCGAAAAATATCAAAGGTTCCTATTATTTTTGTTTCTTCTATGTCTGATAATATGAATATTATTATGGCTGTAAATATGGGCGGTGATGACTTTATTGCAAAGCCCTTTGATTTAAACATTCTTGTGGCAAAGGTGCAGGCACTTTTAAGAAGGACCTATTCCTTTAGCGGTAAGATGGACGTAATTGAGTATAAAGGCGTAGTATTAAACCTCAGCAGCGCCGCTGTTGAATACAAGGATAATAAACTGGAGCTTACAAAAAATGAATTTAAGATTCTTCAGATTTTACTTGAGAATACTGGTAAAGTAATACCTCGAGATGTTATTATGGTAAGGCTGTGGGAAAGTGACAGCTATATAGATGATAATACTTTAACTGTTAATGTTACTCGTCTTAGAAAAAAGCTTTCAGAAGTTGGTATTTGCGATTTTATTAAAACGAAAAAAGGTATCGGGTATATGGTGGAATGA
- a CDS encoding alpha/beta hydrolase, with protein MKKFLKRLLIVLAAALIIFIAVFHKRIILTYNLVNKYVSLKNLNMTNQKVDGLKMSKSMNYKDVVYKNTNGVPLTLDIYSSLKKNGGPSPVILYVHGGSWVYGDKSIPDALSPVLNTFREEGYTIISTSYELSRDKANFNKQAADVKDTIRWIYKNKSNYNLDPNEIGVIGVSSGAHLSLLASYSGSDEFTDDKDLSKYPSKIKYLIDFAGPTDLSLLNTNDLNYDLSKIYNSIKDKNTVIKKFNPINYVSKGIPNTLIIHSNLDPMVPYKSSKELYDKCIEEHAKVKLITLKSSVHDLSNISNDDIVSMSKGLLKFVILNSPL; from the coding sequence ATGAAAAAATTTTTAAAACGATTGTTAATTGTTTTAGCTGCTGCACTCATTATTTTTATTGCTGTTTTTCATAAAAGAATCATATTAACTTATAATTTAGTTAACAAATATGTTTCTTTAAAAAATCTTAATATGACAAATCAAAAAGTTGATGGATTAAAAATGTCCAAATCCATGAATTACAAAGATGTTGTATATAAAAATACTAATGGAGTCCCACTAACACTGGATATTTATTCTTCACTAAAGAAGAATGGCGGTCCCTCACCAGTGATTTTATATGTTCACGGCGGCAGCTGGGTTTATGGTGATAAAAGTATTCCAGATGCGTTAAGTCCTGTACTTAATACTTTCAGAGAAGAAGGATACACAATTATTAGTACTTCTTATGAACTCAGTAGGGATAAGGCTAATTTCAATAAACAAGCTGCAGATGTTAAGGATACTATAAGATGGATATATAAAAATAAATCTAATTACAATCTTGATCCAAATGAAATAGGAGTTATTGGTGTTTCATCTGGTGCTCATCTTTCTCTTCTAGCTAGTTACAGCGGCAGTGATGAGTTTACAGATGATAAAGATTTAAGTAAGTATCCATCTAAAATTAAATATTTAATTGATTTTGCAGGTCCAACTGATTTAAGCCTTTTAAATACAAATGATTTAAATTATGACTTATCAAAAATTTATAATTCAATAAAAGATAAGAATACTGTGATAAAAAAATTCAATCCTATAAATTATGTTAGTAAGGGAATTCCAAATACATTAATAATACACAGTAATTTGGATCCTATGGTCCCTTATAAAAGCTCAAAAGAACTTTATGATAAATGTATTGAAGAACATGCCAAAGTAAAATTAATTACTTTAAAAAGTAGTGTACATGATTTATCAAACATTTCAAATGATGACATAGTTTCTATGTCTAAAGGATTGTTAAAGTTTGTAATATTAAATTCTCCACTATAA
- a CDS encoding DUF1846 domain-containing protein, with protein sequence MKIGFDHKKYLEEQSKYILERVNNYDKLYLEFGGKLLFDLHAKRVLPGFDENAKIKLLHKLKEKAEIIICVYAGDIERNKIRGDFGITYDVDVLRLIDDFREYDLDVNSVVITRYNGQPAATVFINKLERRGIKVYKHQATKGYPTDVDTIVSDEGYGKNPYIETTKPIVVVTAPGPGSGKLATCLSQLYHESKRGKAAGYSKFETFPVWNIPLKHPLNIAYEAATVDLKDVNLVDSFHLDAYNKVAVNYNRDIEAFPVLKRIIEKITGKESVYKSPTDMGVNRVGFSIVDDEVVKEASRQEIIRRYFKTGCEYKKGYVDKETFQRAKLIMEELNLKQEDRKVVVPAREKSAKLKETAGENDICPVVAIELNDGTILTGKSSDLLDSTAAVILNAIKHFANISDEIHLISPVILEPIINLKSKTLGNKNTALSCEEVLMALSICAATNPMSQMAMEKLTMLKGCQAHSTTILSTHDEQTFRKLGIDITCDPEYPSESLCYNS encoded by the coding sequence ATGAAGATAGGATTTGATCACAAGAAGTATTTAGAAGAACAATCAAAATATATTTTAGAAAGAGTTAATAACTATGATAAATTATATTTAGAATTTGGTGGAAAGTTATTATTTGACCTTCATGCAAAGAGGGTTTTACCTGGATTTGATGAGAATGCAAAAATAAAGCTTTTACATAAATTAAAAGAAAAAGCTGAAATAATTATTTGCGTATATGCAGGAGATATAGAAAGAAACAAAATAAGAGGAGACTTTGGAATCACTTATGATGTGGATGTTTTAAGATTAATAGATGATTTTAGAGAGTATGATCTTGATGTAAATAGTGTTGTAATTACTAGATATAACGGGCAGCCTGCAGCAACGGTTTTTATAAATAAACTTGAGCGCAGAGGTATAAAAGTATATAAACATCAAGCTACTAAAGGATATCCTACAGATGTAGATACAATTGTAAGTGATGAGGGATATGGTAAAAATCCATATATTGAAACAACTAAACCTATAGTAGTTGTAACAGCGCCGGGCCCAGGAAGTGGGAAACTTGCAACATGTCTTAGCCAGCTTTACCACGAAAGTAAAAGAGGAAAAGCTGCTGGATACTCAAAGTTTGAAACTTTCCCAGTATGGAATATTCCTTTAAAACACCCTTTAAATATAGCTTATGAAGCTGCAACAGTAGATCTTAAAGATGTAAACTTAGTTGATTCATTCCATCTTGATGCTTATAATAAGGTAGCTGTAAACTATAACCGTGATATAGAAGCTTTTCCTGTACTTAAGAGAATTATTGAAAAGATAACAGGTAAAGAATCCGTATACAAATCTCCAACAGATATGGGGGTTAACAGAGTAGGGTTTAGTATTGTTGATGATGAAGTTGTTAAAGAAGCATCTAGACAAGAAATAATAAGAAGATATTTCAAAACAGGCTGTGAGTATAAAAAAGGTTATGTAGACAAAGAAACCTTCCAAAGAGCTAAACTAATTATGGAAGAACTTAATTTAAAACAAGAGGATAGAAAAGTTGTTGTCCCTGCAAGGGAAAAATCTGCTAAATTAAAGGAAACAGCAGGAGAAAATGATATTTGTCCAGTTGTAGCAATAGAACTTAATGATGGAACAATATTAACTGGTAAAAGCTCAGATTTATTAGATTCAACAGCAGCGGTAATTTTAAATGCTATTAAGCATTTTGCTAATATATCTGATGAAATTCATCTTATATCACCAGTTATACTTGAGCCAATCATAAATTTAAAATCAAAAACATTGGGAAATAAGAATACTGCATTAAGTTGTGAAGAGGTATTAATGGCACTTAGCATATGCGCAGCTACAAACCCCATGTCACAAATGGCTATGGAGAAATTAACAATGTTAAAAGGATGCCAAGCCCACTCAACTACAATTTTAAGTACACATGATGAGCAAACATTTAGAAAGCTTGGTATAGACATAACTTGTGATCCAGAATATCCATCAGAAAGCCTTTGTTATAATTCTTAA
- a CDS encoding ABC transporter permease, whose protein sequence is MKKLLEVEFLKLRHSNILALAMFLPLFFVALGFTNFIRYKELFTSKGQNIWQQIYTQSAMFYGLFILSLFVTIVMAIIVRIENSENNFRRILTLSVKRKQIYLAKFLVGAGIVFLNLLGFMLMVIAAGSILAGNSKIPLGIIYGPLLAFIALIPVMAIQYYLSMRFSNIGVALGIGAIFSIPSVLISNTRFWIFFPWTYPGRAILTGANTHPFETGIYMYVIGIVIAILFILKGMYEFEKIDVV, encoded by the coding sequence ATGAAAAAGTTATTAGAAGTAGAGTTTTTGAAGTTAAGACATTCTAATATCCTTGCTCTAGCAATGTTTTTACCATTATTTTTTGTGGCATTAGGATTTACAAACTTTATAAGGTATAAGGAGTTATTTACCTCAAAAGGACAAAATATATGGCAGCAGATTTATACTCAAAGCGCAATGTTTTATGGATTATTCATACTTTCCTTATTTGTTACTATAGTAATGGCTATAATAGTTAGAATAGAAAATAGTGAAAACAACTTTAGAAGAATTTTAACTCTCTCAGTAAAAAGGAAACAGATTTATTTAGCAAAATTTTTAGTGGGAGCTGGTATTGTATTTTTAAACTTACTTGGATTTATGCTTATGGTTATAGCTGCAGGAAGTATATTAGCAGGAAATAGTAAAATACCTTTAGGTATAATATATGGTCCTCTATTAGCTTTTATTGCACTTATCCCAGTTATGGCAATACAATATTATTTAAGTATGAGATTTTCTAATATAGGAGTTGCATTAGGCATAGGAGCAATCTTTTCTATACCTTCAGTATTAATATCTAATACTAGGTTTTGGATTTTCTTCCCTTGGACATATCCAGGAAGAGCTATTTTGACTGGAGCTAATACACATCCTTTTGAAACAGGAATTTACATGTATGTCATTGGAATAGTTATAGCTATTTTATTTATTCTTAAAGGTATGTATGAATTTGAAAAAATTGATGTTGTGTAA
- a CDS encoding ABC transporter permease — protein MSLALILKSEFMKYKRSALYKIAFGIPILSLVLLFIDLHLRFDWLTSGKRLKQAMEMGINDKLGILIYTNHLEALWFFFLLTLIVLLSVIVNYAEYSENTWKQVLSRPVDRWKIYFSKWVVIFIFTIIAIIINTLGVIAMKNLFKADGSYILILKYFIFQVVTALGVISIQQFISCYIKNSLLAAGIGFAGVMSAYMMAQSKILGNIFPYSCFLRAMPFNDGSDSQTAAIFGIISCVIWLAVGILEFKNRDI, from the coding sequence ATGAGTTTAGCATTAATTTTAAAATCTGAATTTATGAAGTACAAAAGAAGTGCTTTATATAAAATAGCATTTGGTATCCCTATACTTTCTCTTGTTCTACTTTTTATAGATTTGCATTTAAGGTTTGATTGGCTAACTTCTGGTAAGAGACTTAAACAAGCAATGGAAATGGGCATTAATGACAAGTTAGGTATCTTAATTTATACAAATCATCTAGAGGCATTATGGTTTTTCTTTTTACTTACACTAATCGTTCTGCTGTCTGTTATAGTAAATTATGCTGAATACAGCGAAAACACTTGGAAACAGGTACTGTCAAGACCAGTAGATAGGTGGAAGATATATTTTTCAAAATGGGTAGTAATTTTTATATTTACTATTATAGCTATAATCATAAATACTCTCGGGGTGATAGCTATGAAAAACCTATTTAAAGCAGATGGAAGCTATATACTAATACTAAAATATTTTATATTTCAAGTTGTTACTGCTTTAGGAGTTATAAGTATTCAACAATTTATCAGCTGTTATATTAAAAACTCTTTGCTTGCAGCAGGAATTGGCTTTGCAGGTGTAATGAGTGCTTATATGATGGCTCAAAGCAAAATCTTGGGGAATATTTTTCCCTATTCATGTTTTTTAAGAGCAATGCCTTTTAATGATGGAAGTGACTCACAGACAGCAGCGATTTTTGGGATTATTTCTTGTGTTATATGGTTAGCTGTAGGAATTTTAGAGTTTAAAAATAGAGATATATAG
- a CDS encoding ABC transporter ATP-binding protein: protein MSQFIIETKNLNKKFESFRAVRDLSLQVRKGRIYGFLGPNGAGKSTTIRMILGLMKPTSGEINIFGKDLRKNKMEILRKIGAIVESPSYYGNLTAYENLQVTAKLLDLDDKSIDEALEIVKLTKFKDRQAKKFSLGMKQRLGIAQALISKPELLILDEPTNGLDPSGIHEIRELIKGLPKISNITVIISSHILSEIELMADDIGIINKGDLLFQGTLEELHSRSKGEICICSQNLEETIKTLNDYGYRTKVENNNIFIKPKEISADELLKQLILKGNKIFKFVEVEKSLEQIFIDVTEGGKAI, encoded by the coding sequence ATGTCACAATTTATTATTGAAACAAAAAATTTAAATAAGAAATTTGAGAGCTTTAGAGCGGTAAGGGACTTAAGCTTACAAGTACGAAAGGGAAGAATATATGGCTTTTTAGGGCCTAATGGTGCTGGTAAGTCTACAACTATACGTATGATTTTAGGGCTTATGAAGCCTACTAGTGGTGAAATAAATATATTTGGTAAAGATTTAAGAAAAAACAAAATGGAGATTTTAAGAAAAATAGGGGCTATTGTAGAATCACCATCTTACTATGGAAACTTAACTGCATATGAAAATTTGCAGGTAACAGCAAAGCTTTTAGATTTAGATGATAAAAGTATTGATGAGGCATTAGAGATAGTAAAGCTTACTAAATTTAAAGATAGACAGGCTAAAAAGTTTTCTCTTGGAATGAAACAGAGATTAGGAATTGCTCAGGCGTTAATTTCAAAACCAGAATTATTGATATTAGATGAGCCTACAAATGGCTTAGATCCTTCAGGAATACATGAAATAAGAGAACTTATAAAAGGCCTCCCTAAAATCTCAAATATCACAGTAATAATATCAAGTCATATTTTAAGCGAAATAGAGCTTATGGCAGATGATATCGGAATTATAAATAAAGGAGATCTCTTGTTTCAAGGAACTTTAGAAGAGCTCCACAGTAGAAGTAAAGGGGAAATCTGTATATGTTCGCAAAACTTAGAGGAAACAATAAAGACTTTAAATGATTATGGATATAGAACAAAAGTAGAAAATAACAATATATTTATAAAACCTAAAGAGATTAGTGCAGATGAATTACTTAAACAATTGATATTAAAAGGCAATAAAATATTTAAATTTGTAGAAGTTGAAAAAAGCCTTGAACAAATATTCATTGATGTTACTGAAGGGGGTAAGGCTATATGA
- a CDS encoding response regulator transcription factor, whose amino-acid sequence MQNEVLDRKILLIDDEAEILKLIETVLKKEGFRRIIKASNGIDGISLCKSENPDLIVLDVMMPHMDGFDVCKKIREFSFVPIIFLSAKSEDMDKILALGLGGDDYVTKPFSPKEVAFRIKAHLRRNLYIKKELSIKEDKINFGSIIIDFHKGEVLKNNELVSLTPREYTLLSYMAKNSNQILSKQMLCDAVWGDDFEGYDNTIMVHIRKLREKLEDIPSNPKHIITVKGLEYKLIREE is encoded by the coding sequence ATGCAGAATGAAGTTTTAGATAGAAAAATTCTTTTAATTGATGATGAAGCTGAAATTTTGAAGCTTATAGAAACTGTTCTTAAAAAAGAGGGCTTTAGACGAATAATTAAGGCTAGTAATGGAATAGATGGTATTAGTTTATGCAAAAGTGAAAATCCAGATTTAATTGTATTAGATGTAATGATGCCTCATATGGATGGCTTTGATGTGTGCAAAAAAATAAGGGAGTTTTCTTTTGTTCCTATTATTTTTTTATCTGCAAAATCTGAAGATATGGATAAGATTTTAGCACTAGGTCTTGGTGGAGATGATTATGTAACCAAGCCTTTTAGTCCAAAGGAAGTAGCTTTTAGAATTAAAGCTCATTTAAGAAGAAACTTATACATAAAAAAAGAATTGTCCATAAAAGAAGACAAAATAAACTTTGGAAGCATAATTATTGATTTTCATAAAGGAGAAGTTTTAAAGAATAATGAGCTTGTATCTCTTACACCAAGAGAATACACACTGTTATCTTACATGGCTAAAAATTCAAACCAAATATTAAGCAAGCAAATGTTATGCGATGCGGTATGGGGAGATGATTTTGAAGGATACGATAATACTATAATGGTGCATATAAGAAAATTAAGAGAAAAGCTAGAAGATATTCCATCCAACCCTAAACATATAATAACTGTTAAAGGCTTAGAATATAAGCTTATAAGGGAAGAATAA
- a CDS encoding HAMP domain-containing sensor histidine kinase, whose product MRLLKKLSTNLSLTRKFLITLIIIVIVEFVLNLFVYFQLVVYTQNSSYFSPERFTLNFSDYIYINDNTPYLKDDGKKALEKESAWIQIIDNSFKEVYSCNKPKEVPAQYTPIKFAHIYKYDIANSSVFVSAKELNNKNFTYIIGFPMNTVGKYTLIFNPSSTKQFIWNGFLILVLINIVTAIILSYFLFGKKLGKPLENIIEGINELSCGNYEIKFEEKGIYKNVFKNLNNLGITLRDNKNKRDELDKMRDTWISSISHDVKTPLSSVKGYSELMKDTEYTFSREEILDYSAIIYDKASYIEGLIGDLNLTYKIKNKAFTLDKKEVNLVHLLQNIIIEILNHPLYSNRNITFEPSEEIICAYVDEALFKRCLVNLIFNSIIHNDEDVKINVSIYKMDNIYIEIKDNGNGISPEDLKHIFERYYRGTNTSSSKEGSGLGMAIAKQVLDIHEASISIESSLGVGTTLTLVL is encoded by the coding sequence ATGAGACTTTTAAAGAAATTAAGCACAAACTTATCTCTAACTAGAAAATTTTTAATTACACTTATAATTATAGTGATTGTAGAATTTGTATTAAATTTATTTGTTTACTTTCAATTAGTTGTATATACTCAAAATTCATCTTATTTTAGCCCTGAAAGATTTACATTAAATTTTTCTGATTACATATATATAAACGATAATACTCCTTATTTAAAGGATGATGGTAAAAAAGCTCTTGAAAAAGAGTCTGCATGGATTCAGATAATAGATAATAGCTTTAAAGAGGTTTATTCATGCAATAAACCTAAAGAAGTTCCTGCGCAATATACTCCTATAAAATTTGCACATATTTATAAGTATGATATTGCTAATTCTTCTGTATTTGTAAGTGCAAAAGAACTAAATAATAAAAATTTCACTTATATAATAGGTTTTCCTATGAATACTGTTGGAAAATATACTCTTATTTTTAATCCTTCTTCAACAAAACAATTTATCTGGAACGGATTTCTTATTTTAGTACTTATAAATATAGTTACAGCAATAATTTTATCCTATTTCCTATTTGGTAAAAAATTAGGAAAACCTTTAGAAAATATTATAGAAGGAATAAATGAGCTTTCTTGCGGAAACTATGAAATTAAATTTGAAGAAAAAGGCATTTACAAAAATGTATTCAAGAATTTAAATAATTTAGGAATAACTCTTAGAGACAATAAAAACAAACGAGATGAATTAGATAAAATGAGAGATACCTGGATTTCTTCCATATCTCATGATGTAAAAACTCCCCTATCCTCTGTAAAAGGCTATTCGGAGCTTATGAAGGATACTGAATACACTTTTTCTAGAGAAGAAATTTTAGATTATTCAGCTATAATATATGATAAAGCTTCTTATATTGAAGGCTTAATTGGTGATCTAAATTTAACTTACAAGATAAAAAATAAGGCTTTTACATTAGATAAAAAAGAAGTAAACCTTGTACATTTACTGCAAAACATAATTATAGAAATCTTAAATCATCCATTATATTCAAATAGGAATATAACTTTTGAACCTTCAGAAGAAATTATATGTGCATATGTAGATGAAGCTTTATTTAAAAGATGTTTGGTTAATTTAATCTTCAATTCAATAATTCATAATGATGAAGATGTTAAAATTAATGTTTCTATTTATAAAATGGATAACATTTATATAGAAATAAAGGATAACGGAAATGGTATAAGCCCTGAGGATTTAAAACATATATTTGAAAGATATTATAGAGGTACGAACACCTCATCTTCAAAAGAAGGCTCAGGCTTAGGTATGGCTATAGCAAAACAAGTATTGGATATTCATGAAGCCTCTATTTCCATAGAAAGCTCACTAGGAGTTGGAACTACTTTAACCTTAGTTTTATAG
- a CDS encoding SDR family NAD(P)-dependent oxidoreductase, with protein sequence MSRVAVITGATSGLGASYAKYFASMGYDLIITGRRKDVIDKYADKLKNKYRINVDVVIAELSNREGVDQVIGKIKEKGIFVLVNNAGFGMKPYFYEAVSIIICNNSPKSFLNLSAKFLSCQIIHLMIHMY encoded by the coding sequence ATGAGTAGAGTAGCAGTAATAACAGGAGCAACAAGTGGACTTGGTGCATCATATGCTAAGTATTTTGCAAGCATGGGATATGATTTAATTATAACAGGCAGAAGAAAAGATGTAATAGATAAATATGCGGATAAACTTAAAAATAAATATAGAATTAATGTAGATGTAGTTATAGCAGAACTTTCTAATAGAGAAGGTGTTGACCAAGTTATTGGTAAAATAAAAGAGAAAGGTATTTTCGTATTAGTAAACAATGCAGGTTTTGGAATGAAACCATATTTTTATGAAGCAGTATCAATAATTATTTGTAATAATTCACCAAAAAGTTTCCTTAACCTTTCAGCTAAATTTTTATCATGTCAAATAATCCACCTGATGATTCATATGTATTAA
- a CDS encoding HAMP domain-containing sensor histidine kinase codes for MEIMRQDFVSNVSHEIQSPLTSIRGFAALLQNQNLFCEEKKSYLGIIQMETKRLFKLSDNLLKLSALDCGTVWINLLSNGIKFTPYESKMYVSIKREEASIKVIIKDSGISISEEEQRHIFERFYMVDKSRKRELGGNGLGLAIAKKIVDLHRGTIKVESEINKGASFIVSLSTEK; via the coding sequence ATGGAAATAATGCGTCAAGATTTTGTCTCAAACGTATCTCATGAAATACAATCGCCACTTACTTCTATACGGGGTTTTGCTGCATTATTACAAAATCAGAATTTATTCTGCGAAGAAAAGAAATCTTATTTAGGAATTATTCAAATGGAGACTAAAAGATTATTTAAGCTAAGCGATAATTTGTTAAAACTATCTGCTTTAGATTGTGGAACTGTTTGGATTAATTTATTAAGTAATGGAATTAAGTTTACACCTTATGAAAGCAAAATGTATGTATCAATTAAAAGAGAAGAAGCAAGTATTAAGGTAATAATTAAGGACAGCGGTATTAGTATAAGTGAAGAAGAACAAAGACATATATTTGAACGCTTTTATATGGTAGACAAATCGAGAAAAAGGGAACTTGGAGGGAATGGACTAGGTCTTGCTATTGCTAAAAAAATAGTTGACCTTCATAGAGGAACTATCAAAGTTGAAAGTGAGATAAATAAAGGAGCATCATTTATTGTATCACTTTCAACAGAAAAGTAA